A stretch of the Corylus avellana chromosome ca6, CavTom2PMs-1.0 genome encodes the following:
- the LOC132185895 gene encoding tropinone reductase homolog At2g29330-like: MAEAADMGSRESRWSLQGMTALVIGGTKGIGHAIVEELAGLGATVHTCSQNEADLNKCLSEWRKKGFQVMGSVCDAFSPAKREKLITTVSSIFNGKLNILINNVGTNILKPTIEYTAEDFSFIMTTNFESPYHWSQLSYPLLKASSAGSIVFVSSVCGVVSVTCGSIYAATKGAMNQLTRSLACEWAKDNIRTNSVAPWFIWTPLTKPYLADENFLEAIISPTPMGRVGEPKEVSSLVAFLCLPAASYITGQTICVDGGMTVNGLLFP, encoded by the exons atggctgAGGCAGCAGATATGGGTAGCAGAGAAAGTAGATGGAGTCTTCAAGGAATGACAGCTCTTGTCATCGGCGGAACAAAAGGAATAGG GCATGCTATTGTGGAGGAACTTGCAGGCTTAGGGGCGACTGTACATACATGCTCTCAAAACGAGGCGGACCTGAATAAATGTTTAAGTGAGTGGAGAAAGAAGGGCTTCCAAGTCATGGGTTCAGTGTGCGATGCATTTTCTCCAGCTAAACGAGAGAAGCTAATAACCACTGTCTCCTCCATCTTTAATGGAAAACTCAACATCCTT ATTAACAATGTTGGGACAAACATATTGAAACCGACCATAGAGTACACAGCTGAAGATTTCTCGTTTATCATGACCACAAATTTTGAATCTCCTTACCATTGGAGCCAACTTTCATATCCTCTTCTAAAAGCTTCATCAGCAGGAAGCATTGTATTTGTGTCTTCAGTCTGTGGTGTTGTGTCAGTGACTTGCGGATCCATATATGCAGCAACTAAAG GGGCAATGAATCAGCTAACAAGAAGTTTAGCATGCGAGTGGGCAAAAGATAATATAAGGACTAATTCTGTTGCACCATGGTTTATCTGGACCCCCCTTACTAAACCC TATCTTGCTGATGAAAACTTCTTGGAGGCTATTATCTCTCCAACACCAATGGGACGCGTTGGAGAGCCAAAAGAAGTGTCATCCTTGGTGGCATTCCTATGCCTTCCGGCGGCCTCTTACATAACCGGGCAGACTATCTGCGTCGACGGAGGGATGACAGTGAATGGCTTATTGTTCCCATAA